The Moorena producens PAL-8-15-08-1 genomic interval ATTAGGGATTAGGGATTAGGTATTAGGTATTAGGTATTAAGTATTAGGGATTAGGGATTAGGTATTAGGTATTAGGTATTAAGTATAATGTATTAGCTATTAGTTAAAAGTATTAGGTATTAGGGATTAGGTATTAATTATTAGGTATTAGTTAAAAGTATATAGCGGCTTTTATTCTAATTAGGTACACAGGATTTTTCCCCTCTTACCTATTACCTCTTCTGACTTCACTGCTCCAAAGCTCCCTGCTCCAAAGCTCCCGAAAACTATCTACCTCACCTCATTTAAACCCCCTATAGTTTACCCCTCAATTCAATTTGGAGGGAGTATTAGGCAAGTCGGTTTGGGTGCATCTCAATCCATGAAATTAGGCAAAATTATAATAAAATTCCGACACTACCCACACGTCCTGCGCCTCCCCACCACACTTCCCACGCCCGGTGCACCACACGTCCGACACTTCTCTTCTTTTTTACAACTATCAGATGCACCCAGTCGGTTTTCCCACCTGCCACAAGATTGCGGATATCGTTCAAAATAGAAGTAGTTATAAATCAATGCTGATACTTTATCCGGAAAATTATTGACTAAAATCTCATGAGTAGCACCAGTAACTTTCGTCAAGCAATTCGTGAATCTCAAGGTCGAGCCCTAGTTGGTCCGAATGTGATTGCTAATGCCCTGCCCTTCCTGGGTGGTGGACTAGTCTTAACTGCACTAGGTGTCTATGGTGGTCTGGGAGTGATTGAAAGCAACCCAGGGCTGTTTATGACCACCATCTGGCTTGCCGTAATTGCCGAACTTATTCTTTTCTTCGTTGCCCGTGGTGTGGCTGAGAACGGAAACAACACTGTAGCTTTGCCTCTTCTAGCTAGTTACAGTCTGTTGTCCGGCTACACCCTCAGTGGCTTAATATTCGTTGCCCTAGGAACAGATGGTGTGGGCATGCAAGGCATTGCCATTGCTGCCTTTGGCTGTGGTGTCGCCTTTATGGCTGGCCGTCAAATTGGCTCTAATCTCTCAGAGGAAGATGGCTTTGCTTTGGCCAAAACCGTCCAGATGGGTATGATTGCCTTGCTGGTGGTCTTGGTGGCTCAGCTAGTTTTATCCTTCTTTGGTGTCTACACACCCAGCTTTCTAGAAATTGCTATCTCTGGCATCGGTGTGGTTATTTTTGCGGGTGCGGCTGTAGTAGATTTCTTCGTCCTGCCTCGCGCCTATCGTGATGACCAATATCTACCTGCTGCCCTGTCAATGTACTTGACTTATATTAACTTGTTCGTGTTCATTTTGCGGCTGCTGATTGCTCTTAATGGTCGCGACTAAGACAGTGCAAGACCATATAGAATCTGATCGGGGACGGCAATGCTGTACCCCGATTTTTTTAGTTCTAAGGTAGGGAATCGGGAATCGGGAATCGGAACCCACCCCTAACCCCTCCCAGGAGGGGAACGGGAATCGGGAATCGGGAATCGGGAATCGGGAATCGGGAAAAAATTCTGTGTACCTCTTTCTAATGTAAGCATTCAGCGGTCAGCTGATAGCTAAATGGTTACTTTCTAATCTTCTAAGGGAGTGAAGTTTCCTCGACTGGACGTACAATTATTGGTGTATCACTTTGCTCTGGCTTAAAGATTGCCTCAAGAGCCTCTTTTAGATTTTGAGCCATAATAATTTGGTTTTGATAAACCACAATAACTCGCACTAATGTTGGGAGACTATTTTGCTCAGCTTCTAAATACAATGGCTCAACATAGAGTAGCGATTGCTCTATGGGAATAACCAAAAGATTCCCCTGAACTGCTCTTGAACCTTTTTGATTCCATAAGGAAATTTGTTGAGAGATGACTGGATCTTGATTAATCAGGGCTTCAATTTGCTCTGGTCCATAAATTAGTTGTTGCTTGGGAAACTGATACAGGAGTAACTTGCCATATTGATCCCCATCAGAGCGACCAGCTAGCCAACCAATTAAATTATTACGACCTGTAGGTGTATAGGGGTGGAGCAAAATAAATTCTTCTGATTTCTCCTTGGGCAGTTTCATGATAATGTAGTAGGGTTCTACTGGTTGAGATTTACCAGCATAAATTTCCTGGGGAATCCGCCACAAATCCTCTTGGTTGTAAAAGACCTGGGGGTCAGTCATGTGATATGATAACAAGCGCTCGGATTGGATGTTAAATAGATCAATGGGGTAGCGCAGGTGAGTCCGCAGGTTGGTGGGCATGGCATCCAGTGACTTGAAGAAATTCGGGAAAATCTTACTCCAAGTTTGAATAATCGGGTCTTCTGGGTCAGCTATGTAGAAAGTAACATCGCCATTGTAGGCATCAATAACCACTTTTACGGAGTTACGGATGTAGTTAAAGTGGTTATCACCTGGGTCGGCATAGGGGTAGCGATCGCTTGTGGTGTAGCCATCCACAATCCAATAGAGATAATTCTCATTCACGGCTGATTCGCCTTCAGAAGTATCAGCAATTACCAGGTAGGGGTCAGCGTCATAGCGTAAGAAGGGAGCGATCGCTTGAATTCGTTGCCGAATATTACGGCGGAACAGTAACCGTGTTTTGGGTGTGAAATTCCCAGTCAGTACCATCTGCCAGTCTTTGAGATACTGGGCAAACACTAACCGCCGCCAAAAGGAGTTTAGGCCAACACCACCAGTGCCATCGTAGGTGTTGTAAACGTTGTCGTCTCCACTGGGATAGTCTAATTCCTGAGTTTTGGTGGAGGTCATGATATAGTTATTGGTCAGTTCTCCGTAGTAAATCCGGGGTTGACCAATGGGGATACTATCACGAATCTCTGCAGAGGATGTATATAAGCTTCCTTTGAGCGCTTCACCTCCACCAGAACCGATGTCTTTAATAAAGTAATATGGCAATCCTCCTTCTCCTACCTTATTCACGGCAGAGAGGGTAAAGCCATAGCCATGGGTATAGACTAAGTGTTGGTTAACCCAGGTTTGTGCTTGTTCGGGCACAGAATCATAGTCTAATTCCCTTGCAGCAAGGAGTACTTGTTGTTTGTGAGTTTTTGTCTTTAGTTTAAGGTTAGTTTGTTTAAGGTTAGTTTGTTTAAGGTTAGTTTGTTTAAGGTTAGTTTGTTTAAGGTTAGTTTGTTTAAAGTTAGTTTGTTTAAAGTTAGTTTGTTTAAAGTTAGCAGGTTTAAGGGGGTTTTTTGAACTTTCAACCTTCAACTTGCCAACATTCAACCAGTCCAGATTCAACCAGTCCAGATTCAACCTGGCAACATTCAACCTATCAACATTCAACTTGCTAACATTCAACCCAGCCTTCAACCTATCAACATTCAACCCAGCCTTCAACCCAGCCTTCCACTGGTTTGGATTAACTTTAATGGTGTAGCGATCAACATTGGCGTCGGGAAATTTGTAGTAAAGTCTCAGTTGTTGCAACTGACGATTACTTTGTAATAAGGGGCGGGTATCCCAC includes:
- a CDS encoding UPF0182 family protein; protein product: MTKLLRWVTGLLGIWIAWNWLSHLVAEILWFTEVDYLSAFLLHLQTQLSLWVIVFILSLGFLLTNLSLANHFKHPENLADLEITWIKGFKTLDSSSLTLDQTRFNSPSPIVRSGVRPRGKFSRKRPAFRLRSLLPFALGLSLLVGVVLLYYGKMAFLVWYFHRETLSATFMSEATPPLPSPLGWLSLGKLFLSESRSYLVWQLGMISAVMVGLMVNTQLWLRAIAIALSFAWAMVISEQWGRMLEYLYPTAFNTTEPLFGKDIGFYVFGVPVWQLLDFWLGGLFLFGLVAVWLIYLTSGNSLSDGKFPGFSQNQLRHLYGLGSAVSAITAFHYWLSRYNLLYSTRGVAYGASYTNVSVKLPFNTGLSILAFAITLLLLLRSIVWIRRLPTKIPIALWILGLYLGIWGIAGVILPAAVQRFKVEPNELALERPYIARTIALTRAAFDLDSIEVETFNPQGNLTSTDLEKNHLTIDNIPLWDTRPLLQSNRQLQQLRLYYKFPDANVDRYTIKVNPNQWKAGLKAGLNVDRLKAGLNVSKLNVDRLNVARLNLDWLNLDWLNVGKLKVESSKNPLKPANFKQTNFKQTNFKQTNLKQTNLKQTNLKQTNLKQTNLKLKTKTHKQQVLLAARELDYDSVPEQAQTWVNQHLVYTHGYGFTLSAVNKVGEGGLPYYFIKDIGSGGGEALKGSLYTSSAEIRDSIPIGQPRIYYGELTNNYIMTSTKTQELDYPSGDDNVYNTYDGTGGVGLNSFWRRLVFAQYLKDWQMVLTGNFTPKTRLLFRRNIRQRIQAIAPFLRYDADPYLVIADTSEGESAVNENYLYWIVDGYTTSDRYPYADPGDNHFNYIRNSVKVVIDAYNGDVTFYIADPEDPIIQTWSKIFPNFFKSLDAMPTNLRTHLRYPIDLFNIQSERLLSYHMTDPQVFYNQEDLWRIPQEIYAGKSQPVEPYYIIMKLPKEKSEEFILLHPYTPTGRNNLIGWLAGRSDGDQYGKLLLYQFPKQQLIYGPEQIEALINQDPVISQQISLWNQKGSRAVQGNLLVIPIEQSLLYVEPLYLEAEQNSLPTLVRVIVVYQNQIIMAQNLKEALEAIFKPEQSDTPIIVRPVEETSLP
- a CDS encoding Bax inhibitor-1 family protein, translating into MSSTSNFRQAIRESQGRALVGPNVIANALPFLGGGLVLTALGVYGGLGVIESNPGLFMTTIWLAVIAELILFFVARGVAENGNNTVALPLLASYSLLSGYTLSGLIFVALGTDGVGMQGIAIAAFGCGVAFMAGRQIGSNLSEEDGFALAKTVQMGMIALLVVLVAQLVLSFFGVYTPSFLEIAISGIGVVIFAGAAVVDFFVLPRAYRDDQYLPAALSMYLTYINLFVFILRLLIALNGRD